The following proteins come from a genomic window of Nostoc sp. TCL26-01:
- the hypE gene encoding hydrogenase expression/formation protein HypE: protein MAIFPLNTPKNSLLTKIPQVRRRQGKVRDAHITLAHGSGGKAMRDLIDDIFVSNFDNPILAQLEDQASFNLSTLIQQGDRLAFTTDSYVVDPLFFPGSDIGELAVNGTVNDLAVSGAKPLYLTCSVILEEGLPIETLRRVATSMKIAAQKAGVQIVTGDTKVVHRGAADKLFINTAGVGVIPAGINISAHNIQPGDAIIINGELGNHGAAILIARGELALETNIESDCQPLHELVANILQVCPEVHAMRDATRGGLATVLNEFATSSDVGIRLYEESIPVREEVKGICEILGLDPLYLANEGKLVVVVKNEQVDTVLSVMQSHPAGKDACMIGEVIATPPGIVLLKTTFGTERIVDMLVGDQLPRIC from the coding sequence ATGGCTATTTTCCCTTTAAATACTCCTAAAAATTCCTTATTGACAAAAATTCCCCAAGTCCGCCGTCGCCAAGGTAAAGTGCGAGATGCTCATATCACTCTGGCACATGGTAGTGGTGGTAAAGCCATGCGCGATTTAATCGATGATATTTTTGTGAGTAACTTTGATAATCCTATTTTGGCACAATTAGAAGACCAAGCCAGCTTCAATTTATCGACTCTCATTCAACAAGGAGATAGACTAGCATTTACCACAGATTCCTATGTAGTAGATCCTCTATTTTTTCCTGGTAGTGATATAGGTGAATTAGCTGTCAATGGAACTGTAAATGATTTAGCTGTGAGTGGTGCTAAACCTTTATATCTTACTTGTAGTGTCATTTTAGAAGAAGGATTACCAATAGAAACCCTCCGCCGTGTAGCTACCAGTATGAAAATTGCTGCACAAAAAGCAGGTGTGCAAATTGTGACTGGTGACACAAAAGTCGTTCATCGTGGTGCTGCGGATAAACTGTTTATTAACACGGCTGGTGTAGGTGTTATTCCCGCAGGCATCAATATTTCTGCTCATAATATACAACCAGGAGATGCCATAATTATTAATGGCGAATTAGGTAATCATGGGGCAGCGATTTTAATTGCTCGTGGAGAATTAGCCCTAGAAACTAATATAGAAAGTGACTGTCAACCGTTACATGAGTTAGTAGCAAATATCCTGCAAGTATGCCCTGAAGTTCATGCTATGCGGGATGCCACAAGAGGTGGTTTAGCTACAGTTTTAAATGAATTTGCCACTAGTTCTGATGTAGGGATACGCCTCTATGAAGAATCTATTCCTGTGCGAGAGGAAGTCAAGGGAATTTGTGAAATTTTAGGCTTAGATCCCCTATATTTAGCCAATGAAGGCAAATTAGTAGTAGTGGTGAAGAATGAACAGGTAGATACAGTTTTATCCGTAATGCAATCTCACCCAGCAGGTAAAGATGCGTGTATGATTGGTGAGGTTATTGCTACACCACCTGGGATAGTTTTACTAAAAACTACTTTTGGTACAGAACGGATTGTTGATATGTTGGTGGGCGATCAATTGCCACGAATCTGTTGA
- the hypA gene encoding hydrogenase maturation nickel metallochaperone HypA, translating into MHELGITQNIVAIVNEYAKGAKVNRIVVEIGQLSAIMPDAVQFCFDICTQGTVLAGATLEIIAIPGLAQCRQCGAKIALDKPFGICDCGSVHLDLITGEELKIKEIEIEEICV; encoded by the coding sequence ATGCACGAACTAGGAATTACGCAAAATATTGTAGCCATTGTCAATGAATATGCCAAAGGCGCAAAAGTCAACCGAATTGTCGTAGAAATTGGACAACTATCGGCAATTATGCCTGATGCAGTGCAATTTTGTTTTGATATTTGTACCCAAGGTACAGTTTTGGCAGGAGCCACATTAGAAATTATTGCCATTCCTGGTTTAGCGCAATGTCGTCAATGTGGGGCAAAAATTGCTTTAGACAAACCATTTGGTATTTGTGATTGTGGTAGCGTGCATCTAGATTTAATTACCGGGGAAGAACTAAAAATTAAAGAGATAGAAATTGAGGAAATATGTGTGTAA
- the hypB gene encoding hydrogenase nickel incorporation protein HypB — protein MCVTCGCSDDAQTIITNLETGDMAQNHNHHTHTLPDGTVITHAHGHAHHQDVSQIHAKIHNTTISLEQDILAKNNLLAAQNRGWFKGRNILAVNLMSSPGAGKTTLLTRTINDLKQQLSISVIEGDQETMNDAQKIRETGCAVVQINTGTGCHLDASMIEKGLQQLNPPLNSVVMIENVGNLVCPALFDLGEQAKVVILSVTEGEDKPIKYPHMFRNTEIMILTKIDLLPYLQFDVDRCIAYAQQVNPHIQIFQVSATTGTGLDNWYKWLTEKNNL, from the coding sequence ATGTGTGTAACCTGCGGTTGTTCTGATGATGCTCAAACCATAATTACTAATCTAGAAACAGGTGATATGGCACAAAACCACAATCATCATACCCACACTTTACCTGATGGTACTGTCATCACTCATGCTCATGGTCACGCTCATCACCAGGACGTGTCCCAAATTCATGCAAAAATTCACAATACAACTATATCTCTAGAACAAGATATTTTAGCTAAAAATAATCTTTTGGCAGCCCAAAATCGGGGATGGTTTAAAGGTAGAAATATTCTCGCTGTAAACTTAATGAGTTCTCCTGGGGCAGGGAAAACAACTCTATTAACTCGCACTATTAATGACCTAAAACAACAACTATCTATTAGTGTTATTGAAGGCGATCAAGAAACAATGAATGATGCACAAAAAATTCGAGAAACAGGCTGTGCAGTTGTCCAAATCAACACGGGTACAGGCTGTCATTTAGATGCGTCAATGATAGAAAAAGGTTTACAACAACTCAACCCGCCATTAAATTCAGTGGTGATGATTGAGAATGTAGGAAATTTAGTTTGTCCAGCTTTATTTGATTTAGGAGAACAGGCAAAGGTAGTAATTCTCTCAGTTACAGAGGGTGAAGATAAGCCAATTAAATACCCTCATATGTTTCGTAATACTGAGATTATGATTCTCACAAAAATTGATTTATTGCCTTATCTCCAGTTTGATGTAGATCGTTGTATTGCATATGCTCAACAGGTAAATCCTCATATACAAATTTTTCAAGTGTCAGCAACTACAGGTACTGGTTTAGATAATTGGTATAAGTGGTTAACTGAAAAAAATAACCTTTAA
- a CDS encoding tetratricopeptide repeat protein translates to MNSQSFLAFGDQQNNSYQFVAKTTFNPQAHTANHDRDSALDDSYLRSRALRLAQQGNYPEAIALLNQLINRDPHNAVDYNNRGLIYFQSGQAQQALQDYNTALELNPCLPSAYNNRANYYAARGELSTALADYDRAIDLNPRHVRAWINRGITLRDLGKYEQAIDNFDITLLFGQLEAHIWAGRGRTYHLWGDWNCAIADYRRALAQLPVLSSTKDVAGDRLRLQIESWLDELMSQTSTWDMLDEFF, encoded by the coding sequence ATGAACAGTCAATCATTTTTAGCTTTTGGTGACCAGCAAAACAACAGTTACCAATTTGTAGCCAAAACTACATTTAATCCTCAAGCACATACAGCTAATCATGATAGAGATTCAGCTTTAGATGATAGTTACCTGCGTTCTAGAGCTTTGAGGTTAGCACAACAGGGCAATTATCCGGAAGCGATCGCTTTACTGAACCAATTGATTAACCGTGATCCACATAATGCGGTTGATTACAATAACCGGGGACTAATTTATTTCCAAAGTGGACAGGCACAACAAGCACTACAAGATTACAATACAGCTTTGGAATTAAATCCTTGTTTGCCCAGTGCTTACAACAATCGTGCTAATTATTATGCCGCGCGTGGAGAACTATCAACAGCACTAGCAGATTATGATCGGGCGATCGATTTAAATCCTCGTCATGTGCGAGCATGGATTAATCGCGGGATCACTTTGCGCGATTTGGGCAAATATGAGCAAGCAATTGACAATTTTGATATTACACTACTGTTTGGTCAGTTAGAAGCTCATATCTGGGCTGGACGTGGCAGAACTTACCATCTTTGGGGTGATTGGAATTGTGCGATCGCTGACTATCGTCGTGCTTTAGCTCAACTACCTGTTTTGAGTAGCACTAAGGATGTTGCAGGCGATCGTTTGCGCTTACAAATAGAAAGTTGGTTAGATGAATTGATGTCTCAAACTTCTACTTGGGATATGCTGGACGAATTTTTTTAA
- a CDS encoding glutathione S-transferase family protein, with product MLKLYGGARSRATIPRWYLEELGVPYEFVLLDMQAGEHRQPEYLQINPFGKVPAIVDGDFQLWESGAILLYLTDKYGKSPLSPAERGILSQWILFANATLGPGIFVEASRERELPRLLTPLNEMFQQQPFVLGNEFSVADVAVGSILAYIPIMLKLDLSNYPAVVNYIQQINERPAYQKAIAGRS from the coding sequence ATGCTGAAACTGTATGGAGGCGCTCGTAGTCGCGCTACAATCCCTAGATGGTATTTGGAAGAACTAGGAGTTCCCTACGAATTTGTCTTGCTAGATATGCAAGCAGGCGAACACCGTCAACCAGAATACTTGCAAATTAACCCCTTTGGTAAAGTGCCGGCAATTGTTGATGGAGATTTCCAGCTTTGGGAATCAGGAGCCATTTTGCTGTATCTGACCGATAAGTATGGCAAATCTCCACTTTCACCAGCAGAACGTGGCATACTCTCCCAGTGGATATTATTTGCCAATGCCACCCTTGGCCCTGGTATTTTTGTAGAAGCAAGTCGAGAACGGGAACTACCCCGGCTGTTAACTCCACTCAATGAAATGTTTCAGCAGCAACCTTTTGTACTCGGCAATGAATTTAGCGTTGCTGATGTCGCGGTAGGCTCAATATTGGCTTACATTCCCATCATGTTAAAGCTGGACTTGAGTAATTATCCCGCAGTCGTCAACTACATCCAGCAAATTAACGAACGTCCAGCATATCAAAAAGCGATCGCCGGACGATCTTGA
- a CDS encoding YajQ family cyclic di-GMP-binding protein gives MASTYSFDIVSDFDRQELVNAVDQVVRELKSRYDLKDTQTTVELSEEKITVGTDSEFTLDSVHNILREKAAKRNLSQKIFDFGKVESASGNRVRQEITLKKGINQDIAKQISKLIRDEFKKVQAAIQGDAVRVTAKSKDDLQVVIQRLKQEDYPVALQFTNYR, from the coding sequence ATGGCTTCTACTTATTCCTTTGATATTGTCAGCGACTTTGATCGACAAGAATTAGTTAACGCCGTCGATCAAGTCGTGCGAGAACTGAAAAGTCGTTACGATCTCAAAGACACTCAAACTACTGTTGAGTTGAGTGAGGAAAAAATTACTGTTGGAACTGATAGTGAGTTTACCTTAGATTCCGTTCACAACATTCTCCGCGAAAAAGCTGCCAAGCGTAATCTCTCTCAAAAAATCTTTGATTTTGGCAAAGTAGAATCAGCTAGTGGTAATCGTGTCCGTCAAGAAATTACTCTGAAAAAAGGCATTAATCAAGATATTGCCAAGCAAATATCTAAATTGATTCGGGATGAATTTAAAAAAGTTCAAGCCGCCATTCAAGGTGATGCTGTGCGAGTCACGGCTAAATCAAAGGATGATTTGCAAGTTGTCATCCAACGCCTCAAGCAAGAAGATTATCCCGTGGCTTTGCAATTCACCAATTATCGTTAG
- a CDS encoding MAPEG family protein, which translates to MIIFLYAIAAAAVLIYVPFLVVAYARVRVGYDIYAPRAMFEKLPPYGQRATWAHQNSFEAFMIFAAAALMAYVTGVNSQIAVWATIAFIVVRLLYSVFYILNIPFLRSLMYAIGTLSSTTLVVLSIMQASN; encoded by the coding sequence ATGATTATTTTTTTATATGCAATTGCCGCAGCTGCGGTGCTGATTTATGTGCCATTTTTAGTGGTGGCTTATGCGCGTGTGCGTGTGGGATATGATATTTATGCTCCACGGGCTATGTTTGAGAAATTGCCGCCTTATGGGCAAAGAGCGACTTGGGCGCATCAAAATTCCTTTGAGGCGTTTATGATTTTTGCCGCAGCTGCACTTATGGCTTATGTCACTGGGGTGAATTCTCAAATAGCAGTGTGGGCAACGATCGCCTTTATAGTAGTGCGTCTGCTATACTCGGTCTTCTATATTTTGAATATACCGTTTTTGCGATCGCTCATGTACGCGATCGGCACTCTTAGCTCTACGACTCTCGTTGTTCTGAGCATCATGCAAGCTAGTAACTAG
- a CDS encoding DNA recombination-mediator protein A yields the protein MSQSIDLINLDTLAQELATIQQTGSKRIALLGSRHVPITHQNLIEMMTYALVLSGNRVITSGATGTNSAAIKGAMRADPNLLTVILPQSLERQPHESRQQLEQVMHLVENPSNDNLSLAEASYLCNKEIISRCQQLICFAFHDSRTLLQTCGDAEEQRKVVTLFYFD from the coding sequence TTGAGCCAGTCAATAGACCTCATCAACCTCGATACGTTAGCGCAAGAACTGGCGACAATCCAGCAAACAGGTTCTAAACGAATCGCTTTGCTCGGTTCTCGTCACGTGCCAATTACGCATCAGAATCTGATTGAAATGATGACTTACGCTCTGGTTTTGTCAGGGAATCGAGTCATTACTTCTGGTGCTACGGGTACTAATTCAGCTGCCATTAAGGGAGCGATGCGGGCTGATCCCAATTTGTTGACGGTAATTTTACCGCAAAGTTTGGAACGTCAGCCACATGAATCGCGCCAGCAACTAGAGCAAGTCATGCACCTAGTCGAAAATCCTAGTAATGATAACTTGTCTCTCGCTGAAGCTAGTTATTTGTGCAATAAGGAAATTATTTCCCGATGCCAGCAGCTCATCTGCTTTGCATTTCATGATAGCCGTACTCTGCTCCAAACCTGTGGAGACGCGGAAGAACAGAGAAAGGTGGTAACACTTTTCTACTTCGATTAG
- a CDS encoding phosphotransacetylase family protein encodes MPKSAKHLLIGSTETYSGKSATVLGLSHQLQQQGLDIAYGKPLGNSLSTSDGTVVEEDVEFITHSLNLSANRIAPTMLALDEARVQKRLLGEDKTDYRQSLVQQYLQVPRGDLVLLEGPGDLAEGHLFDLSLLQVAEVLDAAVLLVSRYKSLLSVESLLSAQERLGDRLIGVVINDIPSAHTETVNNFLRPYLEQRGIAVLAMLPKNDLLQSVSVGELVKQLNAEVLCRSDRLDLMVESLAIGAMNVNAAVKYFRKRRNMAVVTGGDRVEIQQAALETSTQCLILTGQLPPPQFILSRAEELEIPILSVDLDTLTTVEIVDRTFGQVRVHEPIKVECIRQLMREHFDGDRLLSKLGLTPAKAITT; translated from the coding sequence GTGCCAAAATCTGCTAAACATTTGCTGATTGGCTCAACTGAGACTTATAGCGGTAAGTCGGCAACGGTTTTGGGTTTATCTCATCAGCTACAGCAACAAGGATTAGATATTGCTTATGGCAAACCATTAGGCAATAGTTTGAGTACCTCTGATGGCACTGTGGTTGAGGAAGATGTTGAGTTTATTACTCATAGTCTCAACTTATCAGCAAACCGCATTGCCCCTACAATGCTGGCTTTAGATGAAGCTAGAGTCCAAAAACGCCTGCTTGGTGAAGACAAAACTGATTATCGTCAATCTTTGGTACAGCAATATTTACAGGTTCCTCGTGGGGATTTGGTGTTGCTGGAAGGCCCTGGTGATTTGGCTGAAGGACATTTGTTTGATTTGTCTTTGCTACAGGTGGCAGAAGTTTTAGATGCTGCTGTATTGTTGGTAAGTCGTTATAAATCTCTGTTGTCGGTTGAGTCTTTGTTGTCGGCTCAAGAGCGTTTGGGCGATCGCTTAATTGGTGTTGTGATCAACGATATCCCATCTGCACACACAGAGACAGTTAACAATTTCTTGCGCCCATATTTGGAACAGCGCGGTATTGCTGTTCTGGCTATGCTGCCGAAAAATGATTTGTTGCAAAGTGTCAGTGTTGGCGAACTGGTGAAGCAGTTAAATGCTGAGGTGCTGTGTCGGAGCGATCGCTTGGATTTGATGGTTGAGAGTCTAGCTATTGGGGCGATGAATGTCAATGCGGCTGTGAAATATTTCCGCAAACGCCGGAATATGGCAGTGGTGACAGGAGGCGATCGGGTGGAGATTCAGCAAGCAGCTTTAGAAACTTCTACTCAATGTCTCATCCTGACTGGACAATTACCACCACCGCAGTTTATTCTCAGCCGGGCTGAAGAATTAGAGATCCCGATTCTCTCTGTTGATTTGGATACTTTGACGACTGTGGAAATTGTTGATCGGACTTTTGGACAAGTACGTGTTCACGAGCCAATTAAGGTTGAGTGTATTCGTCAGTTAATGAGGGAGCATTTTGATGGCGATCGCTTGCTCTCTAAGCTTGGTTTGACTCCAGCAAAGGCCATAACTACCTAG
- the ebsA gene encoding type IV pilus biogenesis protein EbsA: MSIEQLQPATPQQASVYLPYVQGTKRNFLPLAISLYQKGILEGQRKIEAGDNVPFVASWNVATLPSDLTRCRMQFDGNADFSYEVMMASFEFISFLIELMENHKRYKLTDFSQSFYRKLLRIDE, encoded by the coding sequence ATGTCTATTGAGCAACTACAACCTGCTACTCCACAACAAGCTAGCGTCTACTTGCCTTACGTTCAAGGCACTAAACGCAATTTTTTACCTCTGGCTATCAGTCTCTACCAGAAAGGTATTCTCGAAGGACAACGTAAAATAGAGGCTGGTGATAATGTTCCCTTTGTTGCCTCTTGGAATGTTGCTACTCTACCTTCAGACTTAACCCGTTGCCGAATGCAGTTTGATGGCAATGCTGATTTTAGTTATGAGGTGATGATGGCAAGTTTTGAATTTATTAGTTTTTTGATTGAATTAATGGAAAATCATAAACGTTATAAATTAACTGATTTTTCTCAGTCATTTTACCGCAAGCTCTTGCGTATAGATGAATAA
- a CDS encoding glycosyltransferase family 2 protein — translation MPANSWPDNDSYKELDPLNSLLSDLSATEESVVETRDLSLISRFQGRRRKAALVLTIVWSGTIALHLASWASIFILGLTTILGIHALVVIFARPRHYPKEIQGSLPFVSILVAAKNEEAVIGKLAKSLCNLEYPNGQYEVWIIDDNSTDKTHDVLVELAKEYDKLKVLRRSAQATGGKSGALNQVLPLTKGEIIAVFDADAQVASDMLVQVVPLFQRDKVGAVQVRKAIANAKHNFWTKGQMSEMALDTWFQQQRTALGGIGELRGNGQFVRRQALDSCGGWNEETITDDLDLTFRLHLDKWDIECLFYPAVLEEGVTNAIALWHQRNRWAEGGYQRYLDYWDLILKNRMGTRKTWDMLMFLLTMYILPTAAIPDLLMAILRHRPPMLGPVTGLSVTMSVVGMFAGLRRIRQEQKFYVHTPLVLLLQTLRGSLYMLHWLVVMSSTTARMSVRPKRLKWVKTVHTGSGE, via the coding sequence ATGCCAGCGAATTCCTGGCCCGACAACGATTCCTACAAAGAGCTTGATCCACTCAACTCCTTGTTGTCTGACCTATCGGCAACTGAGGAATCAGTGGTAGAAACACGGGATTTGTCTCTCATATCCCGGTTTCAAGGACGTAGACGTAAAGCTGCTCTGGTTTTAACCATAGTCTGGAGTGGCACGATCGCTCTACATCTAGCTTCCTGGGCCTCTATCTTTATACTAGGGCTGACTACCATTTTAGGAATTCATGCTTTAGTCGTAATTTTTGCTAGACCCCGCCATTATCCAAAAGAGATTCAGGGCAGTTTACCCTTTGTATCTATCTTGGTAGCCGCGAAAAATGAGGAAGCAGTCATTGGTAAGTTAGCCAAGAGCCTTTGTAATCTGGAATATCCCAACGGGCAATACGAAGTTTGGATAATTGACGACAATAGTACCGATAAAACCCATGATGTATTAGTAGAATTAGCCAAAGAATACGACAAGCTCAAAGTACTCAGGCGTTCTGCTCAAGCTACTGGTGGTAAATCGGGAGCATTAAATCAAGTTTTGCCATTAACTAAGGGTGAAATTATAGCCGTGTTTGATGCTGATGCCCAAGTGGCATCAGATATGCTAGTTCAGGTAGTACCTTTGTTTCAGCGAGATAAGGTGGGGGCGGTGCAGGTGCGAAAAGCGATCGCCAACGCCAAGCACAACTTCTGGACAAAGGGGCAAATGTCCGAAATGGCTCTGGATACTTGGTTCCAGCAACAGCGTACTGCCTTGGGCGGCATTGGTGAACTGCGGGGTAATGGTCAATTTGTCCGTCGCCAAGCTCTAGATAGCTGCGGCGGTTGGAATGAAGAAACCATCACTGATGATTTGGATCTGACTTTCCGCCTACATCTTGACAAATGGGATATTGAATGCTTATTCTATCCTGCCGTGCTGGAAGAAGGGGTAACAAATGCGATCGCCCTGTGGCATCAACGCAATCGTTGGGCAGAAGGTGGTTATCAGCGCTACTTAGATTACTGGGATCTGATTCTCAAAAATCGCATGGGTACGCGAAAAACTTGGGATATGCTGATGTTTCTGCTGACAATGTATATCCTGCCGACAGCCGCAATTCCCGATTTGTTAATGGCTATCCTGCGCCATCGCCCACCCATGTTAGGCCCTGTGACTGGTTTGTCGGTAACAATGTCTGTTGTGGGGATGTTTGCTGGCTTGCGACGCATCCGCCAAGAACAGAAATTTTATGTTCATACCCCCCTAGTACTATTACTGCAAACACTACGCGGCTCTTTGTATATGCTGCACTGGCTAGTAGTGATGAGCAGTACCACAGCCCGGATGTCGGTTAGGCCTAAACGCTTGAAATGGGTAAAAACTGTTCATACAGGCAGTGGAGAATAA